A genomic window from Yarrowia lipolytica chromosome 1D, complete sequence includes:
- a CDS encoding uncharacterized protein (Compare to YALI0D19866g, similar to CAGL0I08613g Candida glabrata,ancestral locus Anc_8.218), producing MGAGVLNTYPDIAVRAGVEGLMVYTISSALPMMLFAWVGPIVRRECPDGFVLTEWTRYRYGWLTSFYLSCLTIGTMYLYMVAELSAVQAAIETLAGVDALPVLIVEAIFTSIYTAVGGFHTSFFTDNIQGGMVLILLIIVCVGLGVYFHVDPSEPKKSGMLEPNLLANKLIYILPVAIATNDCFLSGFWMRTFASKNNRELFWACAIATVLTLVILTVLGLTGLLAVWAKMVVDGEQFVYGDERSANAFFYVLLEMPGWVIGFTIAFTLSLSVAAYDSNVSAMASTISNDFFRNKVPMVWVRLIVLCINAPVIVVAIKAPNVLNIFLIADLFSAAVIPIMFCGLSRKMYFITGWEVIGGGFGGMITVFIFGSIYFKNAHEGIKLLILLQGLYGDDWSAFGAFVAAPVGSILWGFGILIIRLTVLKIYSMISKKPFTALDKPDPTQTGMSVLRDAPHVDADTTSESVVLDRKDPTIMPELMEIHDEGGHLTDAFHLDLENEFHLNDHHMHLHHRSHGAHHDPGVIP from the coding sequence ATGGGCGCTGGAGTGCTCAATACATATCCAGATATCGCCGTGCGGGCCGGAGTCGAGGGTCTCATGGTATATACCATTTCTTCGGCCCTTCCCATGATGCTTTTCGCATGGGTCGGACCTATTGTTCGTCGAGAATGTCCCGACGGGTTCGTTCTCACAGAGTGGACCAGATACCGATACGGATGGCTCACCTCGTTCTACCTCTCGTGTCTGACCATCGGAACCATGTATCTGTATATGGTGGCTGAGCTGTCTGCCGTTCAGGCTGCTATCGAGACACTGGCCGGAGTTGACGCTCTACCCGTTCTGATTGTCGAGGCTATTTTTACTTCCATCTACACTGCTGTTGGTGGTTTCcacacctccttcttcactGATAACATTCAAGGAGGAATGGTTTTGATTCTGCTGATCATTGTTTGTGTCGGTCTGGGTGTCTATTTCCATGTTGATCCTTCCGAGCCCAAAAAGTCCGGTATGCTGGAGCCCAACCTGCTCGCCAACAAGCTCATTTACATTCTGCCTGTTGCCATTGCCACCAACGATTGCTTTTTAAGTGGTTTCTGGATGAGAACTTTCGCTTCCAAGAACAACCGGGAGCTCTTCTGGGCATGCGCCATCGCCACTGTGCTGACTCTTGTCATTCTGACTGTTCTGGGTCTCACTGGTCTGCTGGCTGTCTGGGCCAAGAtggttgttgatggagagCAGTTTGTGTACGGAGACGAGCGATCCGCCAACGCCTTCTTCTACGTGCTGTTAGAAATGCCTGGATGGGTTATTGGTTTCACCATTGCCTTCactctgtctctctctgtcGCTGCCTACGACTCCAACGTCTCTGCCATGGCCTCCACTATCTCCAATGACTTCTTCCGAAACAAGGTGCCAATGGTCTGGGTGCGACTTATCGTGCTGTGCATCAACGCCCCTGTCATTGTCGTTGCCATCAAGGCCCCCAACGTTCTGAACATTTTCCTGATTGCTGATCTCTTCTCGGCCGCCGTCATTCCCATCATGTTTTGTGGCCTGTCGCGAAAGATGTACTTCATTACCGGCTGGGAAGTCATTGGAGGCGGTTTCGGAGGTATGATAACCGTGTTCATCTTCGGATCCATCTACTTCAAGAACGCCCACGAGGGAATCAAGCTGCTTATTCTGCTTCAGGGTCTGTACGGAGACGATTGGTCTGCCTTTGGGGCCTTTGTTGCTGCTCCCGTGGGCTCCATTCTGTGGGGTTTCGGTATCCTTATCATCCGTCTGACGGTGCTCAAGATCTACTCCATGATCTCTAAGAAGCCATTCACAGCTCTGGATAAGCCTGACCCCACTCAGACCGGTATGTCTGTGCTCAGAGACGCTCCTCATGTCGACGCAGACACAACATCGGAGTCGGTGGTGCTCGACAGAAAAGACCCCACCATCATGCCCGAGCTGATGGAAATCCACGACGAGGGCGGACATCTGACTGACGCTTTCCATCTCGACCTCGAA